A segment of the bacterium genome:
TTCGGAATGCTGCCCGCCGGTGCCTTCGCCGTGGTCCTGATGCTGGGCGGCGCACAGGTCATGCTGCCCGCCCCGGCGTTCGTGCAGCAGGGCCGCGTGTGGGCGCCGGCGCGTGAAGTGCTGCAGCGCCTGGGCTACCATGTGCGGTGGCAACCCTCCCCGCGCGCGCTCATCGCCACCCGCGACAGCCAGAGCCTCACCTTCCCCGAGCTGCCGCCCCCGTGGCCGACTCCGACCACCGCCGACGAGGCGCGGTATGTGCGCCGCCTTGGTAACTTGCTCTATCTTCCCCTGCTCGCGCTACGCGCTCTGGACCTGCGGACGACGTGGGATGCGGGCGCGCGCCGCGTCACCATCCGGGACCCGGCGCCGATGCCAGTGACCCTCGCCACCATCCTCAACAGTCCCGCACAGTGGCTCGATCGGACCGTCACGCTGGCGGGCGAGTACCTCGGTTGGGACGCGTATCCCTTCTGCTACGCGACGCGGCCGGGGCCCCCCGTGGCCAGCGGCGACTGGGTCCTCGGCGGCGCCGACGGCGCGATCTACTGCACCCCCGCGCCCATCGCGGCGACCTTCACACGGACAGGCCTCGCGACAGTGCAACCGGCTGGCCCGGTACTCACCCCATACGCCGCTCTGGGACGCCGTATCAGCGTCACGGGTCGCGTGGCCCTGGCGCCGTCCGGCGTGCCGTACCTGCGGCACGAGAGCGTCACGTGGGTGACCGGGCGGGCGGGAGTGTCGTGCGAGTTGGTGCTCAATCAGCAGGCACGAGCGGCCGGCGAAAGGCTGGGCTGGGAACTGGTCATTCACAACCCGGGTCCGACCATCCTGGTCCTCCCACAGAGCAAGGAGATGCTCGTCTCGGTGGCCGCTCCGGGGGGCGCTCTCTACGTTTCAAAACAAAGTTTGCCTGATGAAACAACACTGAGGGAGCTCGCACCCGAAGCAGAGCAGCGCCTTCCCGGAGCATGGCCGATACCAACAGACGCTCCAGCGGGCACGTACGCGATCACGGTGAGCTTGGCGGAGGGATTGCAGAGCATGGCGCGGCGCTTCGAGGTTGTGCGTCCGGTGCGGGGTGAGGCCCCGTGACGCGCAGGGCGCTCAAGGTCGGTCTGCTCGTGCTGGCTGTGGGTGCGGTGCTTGGGGTGAGTGTAGGGCTGGTGACACGCTCTGCCCCCAGGACGCGACTGGCGATTTCTGCAGCAGTTGCTGCACCGCCGCCCGTGGCGCCAGAGGGGATCGTGTTCTCCCCCACCCCCCAGGAAGTGGCGGCCACCCCCGACGTCCTCCCCGCCGGGCTTGCCGCGGTGTACGCCTTCTACAACTTGGCTGAGACCGCCGGCGGTGGTGTCGTTACAGCAACTCTCAGCGTGGACGGCAAGCGGACGGGAGCAGTCCGACGGGAGGACATCCGTCCCGACGCGACTCGTCCCGGGCGCGGAACTGTTACCATACGGGCACCCAGGGGGAAGCTTGCACCGGGGATCTACGAGCTCGAGCTGAAGACCACACGGCGGCGGTTCCGGGCGAGCTTCGTCGCAGCCGCCAACGCCCCACAGATACTGGCGCAGGCGGCGCCCGCCGAAGCGGCTCTCGCACTGCCACAGCACGGGATTGCGCTCGGGGTAGGTCCGAAGGGCGAGCCGATGCGGCCGACGAGCCGTGTTGGGGCGCGTGTGCGCGTGTACTACGTGGTGAGGTACGAGGGGGCTGAGCCGGGGATGGCCGTCTGCATCAGGTGGTGGAGCGGGAGGACGGAACTGCGGACCGCACGGCGCGAGGTCGTGCTCCCCTCAGTGAGCGGGTGGGCCCATGCCTGGATGCAGGCCGCGGACGGGCTCCCCCGTGGTACCTACGAAGTGACTGCGACGACCTCTGGCGATGTCGAGCCGTTGGCTAGAGACCGCTTTACGGTCGAGTAGGCCCCGTCAGACTTCTTCCCCAGGCGTGGTCAGCGTCGTCAGGAGCCGCTCCAGGTCATTCTGGTCGTAGTAGCGGATGTGTATGACGCCGCCACGCTTCGCGCCGGGACGGATGACCACTTTGGCGGCCAGCGCCGTCCGGAGACGCTGCTCGGCGGCAGCCACATGAGGATCGCGCGCCACATCGCGCTGGTCTGCAGAGTCTGCCTTAACCGCCGTCGCGGCAGGCCGCACTGCAGTCTCCTCCACAGGCGAGATCTTCTCACGCACCAGGCGCTCGGTCTCCCGGACGCTGAGCCCCTCCTCGCGCACGACCTTCACGATCTCCTCGTAGCCTTCGTGCCCCACCAGCGGCAGTAGGGCCCGTCCGTGGCCCTCTGAGAGTGTGCCCGCGCGGATGTCCTCCTGCACCTCCTGTGGTAGCTCGAGGATCCGCATCGTGTTGGCCACAGCCGAACGGCTCTTGCCGATCTTCTTGGCCACGTCGTCCTGTGTGAGCCCGAAATCGGATACCAGCATGCGATAGCCACGGGCGGCATCAATGGCGTTCAGGTCGTCACGCTGCAGGTTCTCGATCATGGCGAGCTCGAGCGCCTGGGCATCGTCTGCGGTCTGCACCAGACAAGGGATCGTGTGCAGGCCGGCACGTCGGGCGGCGCGCCAGCGGCGCTCACCCGCCACCAGTTGGTATCCAGCGCCCACGGAGCGCACGATGACGGGCTGTAGCACCCCGTGCGTCTCAATGGAGAGCGTCAGTTCTTCGAGGGAACTGTCGTCTATTGCCTGGCGCGGTTGGAGCGGATTGGGCTCGATGTCGTCGAGGGCGACCTCAATCACGGCACGGCTCTGCGCCAGCGTATCCCCGGAGAGAAGATCACTTAGTCCCCTGCCGAGACCTTTCCTACGCATTGCCGAAGACCTCCTTGTAGAGCATCCAGTAGCGTTTGGCGCCGACGCTGTGTGGATCGTAGAGAACCGCCGGCATACGATGGCCCGGGGCCTCGGCTAGCCGGATATTGCGGGGGATCACCGTCTCGTACACACGCCCGCGGAAGGTGCTGCGGACGTCCTCCGCCACCTCCATCGAGAGGTTGGTGCGGGAGTCGTACATCGTGAGCACCATGCCGGCGATCTGGAGGGCGGGGTTGATCTGGGTCTGTACCAGGTTGATGACCTTCATGAGCTGCGAGAGGCCCTCAAGGGCATAGTACTCACACTGGATGGGGATCAGTGCCTTCTGTGCGGCGGCGAGGGCGTTCACCGTGAGGATGCCGAGAGAGGGAGCAGTGTCAATGATGATGATGTCATAGGAGGCGCGTACGGGCTCCAGGGCGTGCCTGAGGCGCGTGTCGCGAGCAATGGCGCTCGCGAGGGTCATGTCGGCTCCGGCGAGGTTGATCGTGGCCGGGACGACGTCCAGACCCTCCACACACGTCGCCACCGTGACATCCTTGAGGCTCGTGGGCTGTCCTCCGCCGATATCCGAAGTGAGGACATCGTAGAGACAGTGCTGGAGAGCACGCCGATCCACACCGAGTCCGCTGGTGGCGTTGCCCTGGGGGTCGGCATCAACTAGAAGGACGCGCTTGCCGTCGGTGGCCGCCCAGGCCGCGACGTTGACAGCCGTCGTGGTCTTGCCGACGCCACCCTTCTGGTTGATGATGGCGTAGATATCCTGCATACGGGGGCCTCCCCACGACGGCCTGGATCGCGGCGCCGAAGGCGCCGGGTCAGACACGCTGGTATAGGGTCAGCACCAGGGACGGTACGTCAGTACGGTCCGTCCGCAGTGCATTCAAACCGTCGGGGGTAGGACACGCGCCCGGTTGACGCCATAGCGCGACTGTGCCACCAGGTCTAGCCCAGTCGGCAGAGGAGGCTAGGGAGGGCTCGGCCGGGCCAAAGGCACGGATCAGAACCGTGCCGAATCGCCCCTGCATGGCCTCTGGCGGCCTGTGTAGGTCCACAAGCAACGATGTGCAGTTGCTCAGACCATGGCGCCGAATGGCGATATCCAGGAATTGTACCACACGCTGTCGCCGGTCCGCAAGCACAACTTCGAGTTCTGGCCACATGCAGCCCAGTGAAAGGCCTACAGCGCCGCATCCAGCGCCGAAATCGAGCGCAGGAGAGCTCAGGTGGGGACGCAGTGAGGGCGACAGTAGTTGGATGGCGGGAGCGACCAGGTTCTGTGCCAGGGAGAGGGGGTCGGCGTACTTGGTGAGTCCTATGTGATGCGAAGCCGGTGCCAGCCAGGACAAGAGCGAGGTGAGCGCGCCGAGGCGATCAGGAGCAACGCACAGCGCCAGGCGCTGCCGTAGGTCCGTCAGATAGCGGGCCAGACCGACCTGTTCGGTGGACTGTTTCACGTGAAACACCGGCAGGGGAGGGTGCGCAGATGCCCACAGCATAGCGCTCAGATGGCGCGAATGCAAGGAGTTCTTCAGTTCTGGGCAGATGAGGGGGGAATCATCGGGCTGACCGTGCGGAGGATCTGGTCGGCCGAGGTATTCGTGGGGTCATCCACAACGGCAGCCTGCGCCTCGCTCTGGGCTACTTGCAGCCAGGCCATAGCATTCTCGAGTGCGTCAGCCTGCATCGCGGCGGCGGCGCGGATATACGCCGTCAGGGCGAGACTGGCGTGCGCAAACGCCCGCAGGCGAGCCGGGGTGCGGATGCGCTGGTCCATGAGTTGCTTCCCGGGGGGCAGCCTCCGGCCGATCTCAATGGTCTTGCGGAACCACTCGTCGGCGAGGTCCAGTTCGCGCGTCTGACCGTTCTCTGCACGCGTCACCAGGTCCTGGATTGACTGCATGAGGGCCGGGTCGCCAATGCTCAGGTAGGTCGTACCCATCGAGAAGGCGGCCAGACCCATATCCGGGTCGAGTTCTAGCGCCTTCTGGTAGTGCTGGCGCGCGTCATCGAAGCTCGCATGGAGCTGGGCCTGCAGACCGAGCCGATATTCGCGCTTGGCGCGCTGCGCCGGTTGCATGTAGATGGCGATGGGTATCGCCGCGGCAAGCGCCAGCAGCAACACCGACCCGATCAGACCACCGACGAAGCAACCTCGGTGAGAACGGGCGGGTGGAAGCTCCTCTTCGAGCGGCTCAGGAGCGTGTGAGGGCATACCGGGAGCGGTGGACGGCAATGGAGCTGTCCCGAGGCGCGCGCAGCGCGGGCAATGCGTCTCCAAGGGACGCAATGCATAGCCGCATCGCGGGCAGACGCCCGAGGAGAGCATGGGCAGATCTCCCGCGGAGTTGTCGTCCGATGGTGGTGCGTTCTGCGGCTTGTCCGCTTTGGCAGGCGGGATGCCTGCAGATGGAGGAGGGGACAGCGGGCCACTTGGCTCGAACTCAATCTCCAGCACACTGTCGGAGGACGCCGGCCGCTCTCCGCCGTCGTCATCAAAGCTGATGTCCAGCACATCGTCGTGGTCGTCTCTCATCGCAGGACCATAGGAGGCATCTTTGTATATGTTTAACGTTTTATCTTGTACTAACGACGGAACCAGGACAGCAGACCCTTCCTTGGATCGCGCCGTTCAGGTGCGTACTTCATGTCGGCAAGGAGCACAGTCAGTTCCTCCGCCCGCTCCGCATCATCGTATAGCAGGCAACCCGGCAGGCGCTCGAGCGTGCCCTCGCGCCAGGCGAAGACTGCGAGCAGTTGCTGGACAGGATCCAATACAAGCGCAACATGACGCGGGTGGGAGAAGAAGTTCTCGTGGATGAACCGGTCGTGGGCGGACAGGAAGGGCCCAAACCCGGGGTGGGTGTGGTACCACCCCACGATGCAGAGGCCGTCGTCGCGCTTGTCGAGGGCGGCATGGATGCGGTCCCAGGCATCGTGGGTGAAGGTCACATGGGTCAGGCTGGACTCGTTGCTGTCGGCGATGACGATGTCCGCCACCCGCGTCATGGGTCCGCGGGGCGTCTGGACGAAGTCGCCCAGCAGAACGCCGGCCACCTCACGGTCGGTACAGTCACTGCCGTGCCCGATCATGTCATAGAGCGTATCGGCCGCAAAGGCGGCGAGCGGCGAGGGCGGGGACTCCCCCAGCAGCGCCACGCGGACGCTCTCATCATGCCAGGGATCCCAGTCGCGCAACGTCTCCTGGTCGCTGGAGAGCTCCAGCATCAGATCGTCGTCGCCGGGAGGATCCGTGGCGTTCACGGTGACGGCGCTCCCGGGGTAGTTGGTGGGGGCTCTGACGCCGCCGGCGGGGGAGAAGGCCCGGACGGCCCCGACTGTGGAGCCGCCTCCGGAGCAGGCGAAGGAGAGGAGGCCTCATGCCCCTGCTCGGCCTGTGACAGGTCGAGGACGCGGTCGCGGATGGCGGTCAACTCATGCGACATCCCGCTGACCTGCTCGTTGAGGCCAGCAACCTGTCCCTTGAGCACCCGCACGTCGTTGTAGGTGGCGAGGGACACGCCGATCAGAAGCGCCAGCAGGAGACCGATGAGGCCCAGGGCCCAGGTGATGCCGCGGGTCGGCACGTCTGGCGCCGGCGCAGGGATGATGATCGGTGCCGGCTGGGGCGCGGGCGCAGCCGAGGCGCTCTGCGGCGCGCCCGCTGCGGCCCACTGGACGGCCACGGTATGCACGTCAGGCTCCTGCGACAGCTCCTGGCCGTGCCAGGTGAAGCAGCCCCAGGACTTGGCGAGTGGATCGGCCACGACCGCCACCTGCCAGGGGGTGTTGAAGAAGTTCTGGTGGATGAACAGGTCATGCCCCGAGAGGAACAGCCCGAACCCGGGATGACTGTGGTACCAGCCTACGATCTTCAGGTCGGGGTACTCGTTGTCCTTGACGGCGTTGATCTCATTCCAGGTCTCGTGGGTGAAGGTGACACTACCGCGAGAGTGCGCCATGGCGTGACCACGGATAGCGGCCTCGACCAGCACGACTGGCCGCGGGCCATCTATCACCGAGCCCACGAGGATGCCGCCGATCTCATGCTCCGGCTCCTCGGCGGCGTGGCTGTTCACATCAGCCAGGGCTGTCTCGAGCACGAAGACGGCCGGTCCGGTGCTAGACTGCTGCACATCTTTGTCAGAGTCTTGAGCCTCAAGTTGTACATCCGTATCCAGGACGTCGGGATCGTCCATCAGGCAATGCTCCCCAGCGCCAGCTCACGGTCGGCGCGCAGCAAGTAGTACTTCATGGTCATTCCCTCGCGGCCGGTGATGATGTCGTAAGGTGGCAAGCCCAGCTCAGCAAGGGTGCGGTCGAGGTAGTCCTCACTGCCGTCCAGCTTGTGCGTCAGTAGCGGGTCGCAGACTTCGCCGCAGTCCGGGCACGTCGCCTCGGCAATGGTGACCTTGCCCAACGAGCGGAAGAAGTCGCGGGTATGGTCACACTTGGGGCAGTGCAGCCGGGTGCACAGCTCGCGCTCGAACTCGACCTGGGCGTGCGGCCCCACCTCGGCACGGACGAGGTCGAGCATCTGACGGCCAGTCACGTCGCCGACCCCGTAGTCAGTGTCGACGACATCGTACATCTGTTCGTGTGCGGGGCAGTCGTCGCGGCGCTGATAGGTGATGAGGTATGAATCGTGGGTCAGACCGTTGAAGAAGAAACCGCGCCCGGCGAGGTCAGGCAGGTTGCGGTCGGCGTGGAGGAGCTTGATGCCCTCTTGCACCTGGATGCCGCCGATGATCGAGGCAATCGTGGGAGTCGTGGGCACCTTGCCCTGCAGCACATCATCGCGCGAGAGCAGAGCGCAGGAGCGCCGCTGGCTGAGCAGCTTGTAGTCCAACTCGGACATGGTGCACTCGTAGCACGGAGCCTCCTCGCCGGGGACGAACACCCGGGCGACCCCCTGCATCAGCTCAATCGCCCCGTCAATCCACGGGCGTCCGAGCTTCCAGCAGTTCGCGTTGATGGCGACGCGCGCTTCGCGGTTGTCCAGCGCGCCGAAGACCAGGTCCATCTCGCGGAAGGCGCCGAGGCCGAGGTCGTAGTTGATATCGCCCACCAGCGCTTGGGCGCGGACATCGGGGTTGACTTCCATGACGCGCTCGGCGGCGACCTCGGCCTTGTGGCGGCCGCGGTCACCGGCGCGGAAGAGGATGGCGCGGGTGAGGTTCGTGTCCTCGATGGTGTCGAGATCGGCGATGAGGATACGGCCGACGCCGAGGAGGGCGAGGTTCTTAAGGATCTCGTTGCCGAGGGCTCCGGCCCCGACGACCAACACACGCGCCTGGCGCAGGCGCTCCTGATCCCACCACGGGATCAGCCGCAGCCGATCATAGCGGTCTTCAGCCAGCTCGACCTGCAGTTCGTCCTGTTGCTCGGGCACAGGCGGTCTCCTCGGGGAGGGATGGCAGCGGCGGGCTGTCAGCCGGCAGTGATCTCCGGCTGCAGGCGGAGGACGTCGCCATCCTTCACTTCGGCTTCGGCCAGCGTCTGCTCGTCGGTGAGCTGCTTGCCGGAGGCCTTGTGGTGGAACTTGTAGCTGAGCGGCTGACCGTCGGGGCCCGTCACGGGCAGGGCCATCATCTGCACGAGCTTGGCGATGATCCGGCGCACCGGCGCATCGTCAGGCAGCGAGGCCTTCTGCTCCTTGCTGCCGGTGGTGTCCATGATGACCACATTCACCTTACCCATGTCTGCCTCCCTGTGTAGACCTGTATAGGCTTTCTCGCTAATCTGTGACAAATGTGTACCGTACTCAGCGCAACTCTATGTCAATGTCGCTAAGGTCATCCTGCGGTCTCGGCTGCGGCTGGGGGACGGGCGCGGGCGCTGCAGAAGGCGCAGACGGGACCGGAGCGGCGCCCCAACCGGGAGCCGAGTATGGCGGCGGTGCCATGTAGGCGACCGGGGCGACGACCCCACGTGCTACCGACTTAGCGACCACAAGCGAGGTGATCAGCGCAACCAGAAAGGCTACCACGGCTGCCGCCACCAACCACATCCATGGCTGCAGCGTGAACGAGGGTGCGGGTGGCGAGGCAGCCGGGGGAGCCCCGGGCGCGCCGGCCTCGGGTACCGCCGCTGCTGGCGGAGGCGTCGCGCCCTCGGCAGGTGCTTCGGCCGCCGCCGGCGCATCGAGTGTCGAATAAGTTAGCTTTGCCTCATCTAGAAAGGCCATCGCATCATCACTAGGGATGGCGAAGCCCATGTTCTCGGCCTTCTTGGCGACCAGCGTCGCCACCCCGACGACCTGCCCCTGATCGTTGATGATCGGGCCCCCGGAATTGCCCTGGTTGAGCGCCGCGTCTATCTGGACGAACTTCTGGCCGTCAATGTCGCGGCTGGCCGAGGAGACGATGCCCTTGGTCAGCGTGTCGGACAGGCCGAAGGGCGCGCCGATGGCCGCGACTTCCGTTCCCTGCTTGAGCTTGGCGGAGGAGGCGAAGATCACGTTTGGCAGATGCGGGCGGTCCACGCGCAGCACGACCAGGTCGCGCGTCTCGGAGGCCTTCACCAGCTCGGCCGGCAGCTCGTCCCCGTTGGCGAGCTTGACCGTGGCCTTGGTGGCCTTATCCAGCACGTGCTTGTTGGTGAGCACATAGCCCTCGCCGTTGACGATGAAGCCGGTGCCC
Coding sequences within it:
- a CDS encoding class I SAM-dependent methyltransferase, coding for MLWASAHPPLPVFHVKQSTEQVGLARYLTDLRQRLALCVAPDRLGALTSLLSWLAPASHHIGLTKYADPLSLAQNLVAPAIQLLSPSLRPHLSSPALDFGAGCGAVGLSLGCMWPELEVVLADRRQRVVQFLDIAIRRHGLSNCTSLLVDLHRPPEAMQGRFGTVLIRAFGPAEPSLASSADWARPGGTVALWRQPGACPTPDGLNALRTDRTDVPSLVLTLYQRV
- a CDS encoding ParB/RepB/Spo0J family partition protein, with the translated sequence MRRKGLGRGLSDLLSGDTLAQSRAVIEVALDDIEPNPLQPRQAIDDSSLEELTLSIETHGVLQPVIVRSVGAGYQLVAGERRWRAARRAGLHTIPCLVQTADDAQALELAMIENLQRDDLNAIDAARGYRMLVSDFGLTQDDVAKKIGKSRSAVANTMRILELPQEVQEDIRAGTLSEGHGRALLPLVGHEGYEEIVKVVREEGLSVRETERLVREKISPVEETAVRPAATAVKADSADQRDVARDPHVAAAEQRLRTALAAKVVIRPGAKRGGVIHIRYYDQNDLERLLTTLTTPGEEV
- a CDS encoding S1C family serine protease, which encodes MSGRRWSPGARPLLPVVVLLTLLCACPLAHADFAQAADKIRDAVVTVMLEKRMGTGFIVNGEGYVLTNKHVLDKATKATVKLANGDELPAELVKASETRDLVVLRVDRPHLPNVIFASSAKLKQGTEVAAIGAPFGLSDTLTKGIVSSASRDIDGQKFVQIDAALNQGNSGGPIINDQGQVVGVATLVAKKAENMGFAIPSDDAMAFLDEAKLTYSTLDAPAAAEAPAEGATPPPAAAVPEAGAPGAPPAASPPAPSFTLQPWMWLVAAAVVAFLVALITSLVVAKSVARGVVAPVAYMAPPPYSAPGWGAAPVPSAPSAAPAPVPQPQPRPQDDLSDIDIELR
- a CDS encoding ThiF family adenylyltransferase, with the translated sequence MPEQQDELQVELAEDRYDRLRLIPWWDQERLRQARVLVVGAGALGNEILKNLALLGVGRILIADLDTIEDTNLTRAILFRAGDRGRHKAEVAAERVMEVNPDVRAQALVGDINYDLGLGAFREMDLVFGALDNREARVAINANCWKLGRPWIDGAIELMQGVARVFVPGEEAPCYECTMSELDYKLLSQRRSCALLSRDDVLQGKVPTTPTIASIIGGIQVQEGIKLLHADRNLPDLAGRGFFFNGLTHDSYLITYQRRDDCPAHEQMYDVVDTDYGVGDVTGRQMLDLVRAEVGPHAQVEFERELCTRLHCPKCDHTRDFFRSLGKVTIAEATCPDCGEVCDPLLTHKLDGSEDYLDRTLAELGLPPYDIITGREGMTMKYYLLRADRELALGSIA
- a CDS encoding AAA family ATPase produces the protein MQDIYAIINQKGGVGKTTTAVNVAAWAATDGKRVLLVDADPQGNATSGLGVDRRALQHCLYDVLTSDIGGGQPTSLKDVTVATCVEGLDVVPATINLAGADMTLASAIARDTRLRHALEPVRASYDIIIIDTAPSLGILTVNALAAAQKALIPIQCEYYALEGLSQLMKVINLVQTQINPALQIAGMVLTMYDSRTNLSMEVAEDVRSTFRGRVYETVIPRNIRLAEAPGHRMPAVLYDPHSVGAKRYWMLYKEVFGNA
- a CDS encoding EsaB/YukD family protein, with translation MGKVNVVIMDTTGSKEQKASLPDDAPVRRIIAKLVQMMALPVTGPDGQPLSYKFHHKASGKQLTDEQTLAEAEVKDGDVLRLQPEITAG
- a CDS encoding Mov34/MPN/PAD-1 family protein; the encoded protein is MQQSSTGPAVFVLETALADVNSHAAEEPEHEIGGILVGSVIDGPRPVVLVEAAIRGHAMAHSRGSVTFTHETWNEINAVKDNEYPDLKIVGWYHSHPGFGLFLSGHDLFIHQNFFNTPWQVAVVADPLAKSWGCFTWHGQELSQEPDVHTVAVQWAAAGAPQSASAAPAPQPAPIIIPAPAPDVPTRGITWALGLIGLLLALLIGVSLATYNDVRVLKGQVAGLNEQVSGMSHELTAIRDRVLDLSQAEQGHEASSPSPAPEAAPQSGPSGPSPPPAASEPPPTTPGAPSP
- a CDS encoding Mov34/MPN/PAD-1 family protein, which encodes MNATDPPGDDDLMLELSSDQETLRDWDPWHDESVRVALLGESPPSPLAAFAADTLYDMIGHGSDCTDREVAGVLLGDFVQTPRGPMTRVADIVIADSNESSLTHVTFTHDAWDRIHAALDKRDDGLCIVGWYHTHPGFGPFLSAHDRFIHENFFSHPRHVALVLDPVQQLLAVFAWREGTLERLPGCLLYDDAERAEELTVLLADMKYAPERRDPRKGLLSWFRR